The following is a genomic window from Desulfonatronum sp. SC1.
ACACTCCACTTCGCAGGCACCGGTGTTGGTACAGTTACCAAAACCCAGTTCGTCCATGCGGGCCACCATGTTTTTGGCACGACGAGTAGCTTCCACGCGACCTTGTGGCAACAGAGCCAATTGACTCACCTTGGCCGACACAATCAACATGGCCGAACCATTTTTACAGGCAGCTACACAGGCTCCACAACCAATACAAGATGCGGCGTCCATTGCTTCGTCGGCATCATCCTTGGGGATTGGCAATGCATTGGCATCGGGCACACCGCCGGTATTAATCGACACGTAGCCACCAGCTGCTATGATTTTGTCAAAAGC
Proteins encoded in this region:
- a CDS encoding 4Fe-4S dicluster domain-containing protein, translated to AFDKIIAAGGYVSINTGGVPDANALPIPKDDADEAMDAASCIGCGACVAACKNGSAMLIVSAKVSQLALLPQGRVEATRRAKNMVARMDELGFGNCTNTGACEVECPKGISIANIARLNREFLKAKIQD